The DNA region AATTAGTTAAACGCTAAAATAATATACAGATGAAAACAATTAAAAACATGCTGGCATTTGCCGTCCTGCTGATTATAAGCATACAGGTAAATGCCCAAACCGATAAGGAAACCACCATCAGGGTAATCAATGCGCAGAATTTTATATTCAATGCCACTTCGGCTATGCCAATGGCCAATATGGATGTAAACAACATTTTAAGCAAAATGCCTGGCGGCAATGGGGGTGGCCTGATTCAGCTTACAGGCTCGCAGTACCAACTTACAGTTACTAAAGACAGCGTAGAAGCTTATCTGCCTTATTATGGCAGGGCATATACCGCTACCATGAACCCCGACGATTCGGGCATTAAGTTCAAATCGAAAAACTTTAAATATAAAGCCGATAAAAAGAAAAAAGGTTCATGGCTCATCACCATTAATCCGAAAGATACCAAGGATACCCAATCTATGACCCTTAACGTATCTGAAAATGGTTATGCCACCTTAAATGTAAATAGCAACAACAGGCAGTCCATATCCTTTAACGGATACATCAACGAGCCTAAACAAAAGAAATAGGTTATTTTTTAATAACAGGCTTCACCTCAAACAGGTGAGGCCATTTTTTTCCGGTAACAAACAGGCGTTTTCCGGCTTTGTCCCAGGCGATCCCGTTCAACACATTGTTTGCCTTATCGTCTTCGGTTTTAAAATAGTCGCCCGGCAATAAACCAGAAAAATCAATTTGCTTTTCTACAACACCTGTTGCAGGGTCAATCACTACCACAATGTTCTTGGTGTAAATATTCGCATAGATCTTGCCATCTATGTATTCCAGTTCGTTTAGTGATTCTACAGGACCATTGTTGTCGTAGACCGCTATTGTGCTTTCATCCTTGTAGGTATCCTTATTCATAAAATATAGCTGGTTTGAACCATCCGACATGATCAGCTGTTTGCCGTCAAAACACAAGCCCCAGCCGTCTCTGCCGGTTGAATATGCAAATGTACCCTGCTGCTTAAATGATTTGGCATCAAATATCAGCCCTAAACGATCTCTCCAGGTCAGCATCACCACCTTGTCTCCTACCAATGTTGCCCCCTCACCAAAATATTTATCTTCCAGTTTAACCTGCTGCTGCACCTTTCCCGATGCCACATCCACCCACCTTAATGTTGAATGCTGCTCCCTTCCTGTACTTTCCAGAAACCGTCCGTTATGGTATTCCAGCCCCTGCGTATAGGCTGAAGTATCATGTGGCATGGTTTTCACTAACTGATAACCATACTGTTGCGGCTTAACCGTTGATGTAAGTTCTATATTGATCGTTAACGTATCTTTCTTACTGCCATTGTCAACCACAGCTGTGATCAGTTTGTAGCCCAGAGAAAGACCTTTCGTACTTAAAGATACGGCTTCCCCATTTGCTTTCTCTGCAAGGGGCTTGCCATCCAGCAAATAAGTAGCTGAACTGATGTTTGTTCCTTCCGGAATATCCAGGGCTATTTTCAGCTCATCACCTAAACCTATGGTCTGTCCCTGCTCAGGCAATTTAAAGGAAACACCGGGAGATGTTTTATCCTTGCAGGACATCATGAACAATAAACTAAACAGCAGGCAAAAAACTGCACTGCGAAAGGTATTTTTAACTTGGCCAGAATGCATCTTCTATATGATTAATTTTATAAAGGTCTTTATTTTCGAAAACAATTGCAATAATGTCAAAACGAATCTCTTTCTGGTGGTTCGTCATCTCTATATATGCTGATGATGCAAACTCCAGCTGCCGCTCCTTTTTATAGTCCACAAAATCCTCGGGGTGACCATAATCCGTAGAACTCCGTGTTTTTACTTCCACAAAAATAATCGTACCCTGCTGGTCAGCAATCACGTCCACCTCTGCCCTTCCGCATTTCCAGTTCACATGCAAAATGCGGTAGCCCAGGTTTTCCAGGTATGCTGCAGCAATTTGCTCCCCTCTTTTGCCCAGGTCGTTGTGTACAGCCATTCCCTATTTCAAAATGGTTATGCCCAGATGTTTGGAAATCTCTCTTTCTACACTCTTCATCAGTACAAATTTCTGCATCAGGATCTCCAGGTTTACGGGATCCGTCTCTGCTTTTATTTCATTAGAGATGTTTTGTAAGATCCCCGCTATTTTTGTTTTTTTCAGGTGAAACAACCCACCCAATATGGTGGCTTTTAAATTTACTGTTTCATCCCTTACATAAATATTATGCTTGTTTTCCCAGTTCTCGCTTAAAATATAGGGCGAGGTAGAAAGGTTAATGGCCAGTTCTGCAATCTGCCGGTCTGGGTTTTTAATAAACTGACTGGCCACAGGTAAGTGCCCGTTCTCTATTTCTTCCCTGTAGGTTTCAATTACCACATTGCAGAGCTTGTCCTCAAACACCACATCCGTTAGATTTTGAACTATGAAGGAACCAATATACATATTGTCTATACCATCCCAATTTACCAGTTCATGCCCAAAAGCAAGTAGCAAACGCACAATTTCCTGTTCCTGCACCAGGTCATTGTTTACCGGGGCCTGCGGACCGGGATCCTCATATGGGCCTTCGGCTTCAAACAGGTTATCAGGGGGCATATCCCCATAAGGACCTGATGCATTCTGGTGTTGATGGAAGGATTGCTGCTGTGGAGTTTGTGTTCCTCCTGAAGCTTTTTTCAGCTTCGCAACCCGCATTTTGTTGAGCTCCGAAAGCAGGATCCTCTCTTCTACCTGCAAAAGGTTACTGCATTCCCTGACAAAGACGGCAGCTTTAATGTCATCAGGGATCTTTGCAATGCTTTCGATAATGTCCCTGATGATACCGGCGCGTTTAATAGGGTCTGTGCCTGCCTCTTTCAATAAGATATTCGCCTTGTACAAAATGAAATCCCTGCGGTTCTCTTCGATATACTTTTTAAACTCACCCGAACCCACATGGTGCATGTAGGAGTCTGGGTCGTGGCCATCCGGAAAAAGCACTACCTTCACGTTCAGGCCTTCCTCCAGGATCATGTCCAGCCCTCGTAAAGAAGCCTTGATACCAGCAGCGTCGCCATCATAGAGAATGGTCACATTTTGTGTAAAGCGCCCAATCAGCCTGATCTGCTCAGTTGTCAGTGAAGTTCCTGAAGATGCCACCACGTTTTCTATCCCAGCCTGATGCACCGCCAGCACATCCGCATAGCCCTCAACCAGGTAGCAATTATCCAAGTCCCTTATTGCTTTTTTTGCATGGTACAAACCATACAGCACATTGGATTTATGGTAGATGTCACTCTCAGGGGAGTTTACATATTTCGGGACATTCTTATCTGTTTTAAGTGTTCGCCCACCGAAACCGATTACCCTTCCGGTAAAGTTGTGGATGGGAAACATCACACGGCCGCGGAAACGGTCGTACAACTTCCCTTTATCGTTTCGGATGGCCAGGCCTGTTTTTTCCAGGTATTCTTCCTTATGCCCCGCACCCGCAGCACTTTGGATCAGGGCGTCCCAGATATCCGGCGAGTAACCCAGCTGAAATTTCTTTAAGATGTCTTCCCTGAAACCACGCTCTTTAAAATAACTAAGGCCTATTGCACGGCCATCGTTGCCAGTCCAGAGCTCATTTGCAAAATAGCTGGCGGCAAATTCAGAAACAATATAAAGACTTTCCCGGGCATTCTGAGCCTCTATATTCTGGGGCGACTGAACCGTCTCCTCAACTTCTATATTGTATTTATTGGCCAGGTATTTCAGCGCCTCCGGATAGGAATACTTCTCGTGGTCCATAATAAAGTGGACGGAGTCACCACCCTTACCACAGCCAAAGCATTTATAGATACCCTTTGTTACAGAAACATTAAAGGAAGGTGTTTTTTCGTTATGAAAAGGACAATTACCAATCAAACTGGTACCACGCTTTTTAAGCGCAACGAAATCGCCCACCACTTCCTCAATGCGGACGGTATCCATTATTTTGTTTATGGTATCCTGGTTGATCATCTTACTAATTTAACTATTTTTCTTTGCCCGATTGATAATCCTTATGCACAATAAGGAAACTGGCACGCTCTTCCTTTTTAAACGGATAATCCCAGTTTCCCTGATAGGTAATCTTGGTTGGCAGCTTCTCTTCTCCAAAATAACTGGTTTCGATATTCATCTGCACATCAAAGTCGAACAGCATATTGCTGTATTTCATATCTACATAGCGGCCCAGAATCTCAAAATTGCGTTTGTCAAAAATGGTAGTAAGCTCTTTGATCATCAGGCCATCCTTTGTGCCTTTGCTCAGGTCCTTTTTAACGGTAACTTTAAACCGGTAAACCGGTATAGAATCAAGGTAGGTACCACTATGGTAAGCATAGTCATAATACTGACGCATGTTGGCCGTAAAAATCTGGGTTTTGCTGCCTATAAAAGGCAGGCCTTTGATAGGCCTTCCCGGGGCAAATATCAGGGTCTTCAGTTTATCCTTGTAACTTTCGTTGGTCTCACCATTTTTATTTCCTGTCATTGGCCCTTCTTTCACAAAATCCGTTTTATAGGCATTCATAAAAATATAGTCAAACATTTCTATGGTATACAATTGGTATTTACCGTTCTTCTTATAAACCTTGCCCGTATCCTGTTTGGCCAGGTATACCATTTTTTCCGACCCCTGGTTGGTGTGCTTAATCTTACGGTAAATGCGGCCGTCTACTTTATTTTTCTTATCGTAGGTATAAATGCGGTTCTCAGCAATAAAATTATAGCGCTTCATGTTCCTGAAGGCCTGATAAAAACTCTGATCTGTAATGATGGCATTGATGAAGGTCTCCACACCAAACTTCTGTGCCTTGATATTCACTACAGAATCCAATTGGATGGTTTTGATCGTATCCGGATTAAAGCGCTGAATTTCCTGTGCAAAACCGGGTTTTGCAAGGATCATCAACACCATATAAATCACTACTTTCTTCAATTACCCAGCTGTTTCAGCGCTACATAGGCCATTAAACCTGTCGACACCTTTAATGCGTCTTCATCAATATCAAAATTTGGTGTATGTACGGAATAGTAGGTATCTTTTTCTTTATTTCCTGTTCCTAACCTGTAAAAACAAGCATCTGTGATTTGCGAATAATAAGCAAAATCTTCCGCAGCCATCCAGATGTCCAGATCAAGTACATTTTCTTTGCCCAGGTAATCTTCAGCAAAAGCACGCGCGTTGGCAGTCAGCTTTTCCTCGTTGATCAGGTAAGGGTAACCATCCATAATGGTAAATTCGCAACTTCCGCCCATACTCTCGGCAATACCCTCCGCCATTTTTTTCATCAGGCGTTTGGCTTCCTTACGCCATTCCTCATTCAGGGTCCTGAAAGTACCCTCCAGCTTCACTTCATTAGGGATAATATTGGTGGCCCCATTGGCAATCACCTTTCCGAATGAAAGTACTGAAGGGAGACGCGGATCTGCATTTCTGCTCACAATCTGCTGCAGGGCAACAATGATGTGTGAGGTGATTAGCACGGGGTCTATATTCTGATGTGGTTGTGCCCCATGTCCACCTTTGCCGCGCACGGTAACATAAAGCTCGTCGGTAGAAGCCATATAAATTCCTGAGCGGAAACCTACCTTACCGGCATCTATCAAAGGCATTACATGCTGCCCTATGATATGCTGTGGCTTAGGGTTTTCCAGAACTCCTTCCTTGATCATGATACTCGCACCGCCAGGAAGTATTTCTTCAGCAGGCTGGAAAATCAGCTTTATAGTTCCGCCAAAGTCTGCTTTCAACTGATTTAAAATATATGCACTTCCCAATAAGGAAGAAGTGTGCACATCATGACCGCAAGCATGCATCACTCCGGGATTTTTAGAAGCATAAGGTTTATTGTT from Pedobacter africanus includes:
- a CDS encoding glutaminyl-peptide cyclotransferase, coding for MHSGQVKNTFRSAVFCLLFSLLFMMSCKDKTSPGVSFKLPEQGQTIGLGDELKIALDIPEGTNISSATYLLDGKPLAEKANGEAVSLSTKGLSLGYKLITAVVDNGSKKDTLTINIELTSTVKPQQYGYQLVKTMPHDTSAYTQGLEYHNGRFLESTGREQHSTLRWVDVASGKVQQQVKLEDKYFGEGATLVGDKVVMLTWRDRLGLIFDAKSFKQQGTFAYSTGRDGWGLCFDGKQLIMSDGSNQLYFMNKDTYKDESTIAVYDNNGPVESLNELEYIDGKIYANIYTKNIVVVIDPATGVVEKQIDFSGLLPGDYFKTEDDKANNVLNGIAWDKAGKRLFVTGKKWPHLFEVKPVIKK
- a CDS encoding DUF4251 domain-containing protein — translated: MKTIKNMLAFAVLLIISIQVNAQTDKETTIRVINAQNFIFNATSAMPMANMDVNNILSKMPGGNGGGLIQLTGSQYQLTVTKDSVEAYLPYYGRAYTATMNPDDSGIKFKSKNFKYKADKKKKGSWLITINPKDTKDTQSMTLNVSENGYATLNVNSNNRQSISFNGYINEPKQKK
- a CDS encoding YraN family protein: MAVHNDLGKRGEQIAAAYLENLGYRILHVNWKCGRAEVDVIADQQGTIIFVEVKTRSSTDYGHPEDFVDYKKERQLEFASSAYIEMTNHQKEIRFDIIAIVFENKDLYKINHIEDAFWPS
- a CDS encoding M20 metallopeptidase family protein; translated protein: MIKDKIQALSGNIFEQVVGYRQHLHANPELSFQEYQTSAFVKGILTDWGIPFTEMADTGVVGLIKGELPSDKIIALRADMDALPITEANNKPYASKNPGVMHACGHDVHTSSLLGSAYILNQLKADFGGTIKLIFQPAEEILPGGASIMIKEGVLENPKPQHIIGQHVMPLIDAGKVGFRSGIYMASTDELYVTVRGKGGHGAQPHQNIDPVLITSHIIVALQQIVSRNADPRLPSVLSFGKVIANGATNIIPNEVKLEGTFRTLNEEWRKEAKRLMKKMAEGIAESMGGSCEFTIMDGYPYLINEEKLTANARAFAEDYLGKENVLDLDIWMAAEDFAYYSQITDACFYRLGTGNKEKDTYYSVHTPNFDIDEDALKVSTGLMAYVALKQLGN
- the dnaG gene encoding DNA primase, with the protein product MINQDTINKIMDTVRIEEVVGDFVALKKRGTSLIGNCPFHNEKTPSFNVSVTKGIYKCFGCGKGGDSVHFIMDHEKYSYPEALKYLANKYNIEVEETVQSPQNIEAQNARESLYIVSEFAASYFANELWTGNDGRAIGLSYFKERGFREDILKKFQLGYSPDIWDALIQSAAGAGHKEEYLEKTGLAIRNDKGKLYDRFRGRVMFPIHNFTGRVIGFGGRTLKTDKNVPKYVNSPESDIYHKSNVLYGLYHAKKAIRDLDNCYLVEGYADVLAVHQAGIENVVASSGTSLTTEQIRLIGRFTQNVTILYDGDAAGIKASLRGLDMILEEGLNVKVVLFPDGHDPDSYMHHVGSGEFKKYIEENRRDFILYKANILLKEAGTDPIKRAGIIRDIIESIAKIPDDIKAAVFVRECSNLLQVEERILLSELNKMRVAKLKKASGGTQTPQQQSFHQHQNASGPYGDMPPDNLFEAEGPYEDPGPQAPVNNDLVQEQEIVRLLLAFGHELVNWDGIDNMYIGSFIVQNLTDVVFEDKLCNVVIETYREEIENGHLPVASQFIKNPDRQIAELAINLSTSPYILSENWENKHNIYVRDETVNLKATILGGLFHLKKTKIAGILQNISNEIKAETDPVNLEILMQKFVLMKSVEREISKHLGITILK